In the Acidobacteriota bacterium genome, GTATTGCCGCCGTTCGTCGGCGATTTTTTTTCGCCAGCGCTCCTTGCCGTTTTTGGCTTCCAGCGAAATCAGCCAGCCATCCGGCCCGACGAAATACAGCCATTCGCCATACATTCCCACGCCGCGCTGGCCGACCAGATGGCCGCCAGTGTCTTTCCAGACGTAATGCCACAACTCATCGCCGGTACGGGCATCCACGGCCCAAACGTGGTCGGGAATTGTGAAATACAAAATGCCGTTGACCAGCAGCGGCGTAGATTTGATTTCCGGATTGCCAATGCCGCGTTGCGGGCCAACGCTCGCGCGAAAAATCCAATCCACAGCCAGCAATCCGACGTTCTGCGCATTGATTTGCGTCAGCGTGCTGTACCGGCGCCCGGAGTAATCTCCGTTGTATGTCGGCCAGGTGTCCGTCGGCTGTTTCAGCAATGCTTTTGGATCAAGCCCTTGAGCAACGGCGAGGCTCGACAGCATGAGCAAGGTGGCAAACTTAAAAACAGGCTTGATCGCCCACGAAGGCACGCTAAGGAAACATGAAGGAAAGGGAAGGCTGGGGCGCTTTTCGGAAGTGCTTTGTCCGTTCTTCGTCGCATAGCGACGGTTGATTTTAGCCCGGCGTTTCAACGCCGGGTAATTCGAAAAAAAACTTCGCGTCGCGTAGCGACGAATGAACTCAATCGTCGCTAACGCGACAAGGAACAAAGAGCTTGCTCGACCGTGGGTTGAAAACCCACGGCTAAACTCAGGCGCCGCGAATGCGGCGGTGAAGCGGGGTGATAACCTTGTTTCTTCGTGAAACTTCGTGTGTCTTCGTGGAGAAAAGTTGTTCTTGAACAAGTTCATTTGAGGGTCACCAGATAAGCCGTGAGATCGTGCATGGTTTCGTCCGTATATTTGTCCAGCAGTTCGCGGTGGGCTTTGAGAGGGTCTTCCACCGTAACTTTGATGTTGTTGTGTTGGCGCGACCACGAATTGTAATTGCCCGCTTCGTCAAACAGTGACACATTGAAATCATCCAGCGTCTTGATCGTGCCTTTGACGGTTGTGCCGTCGGGCAAGGTGACGGTCGCAATTCGTTTGCGCGTCGGCGCGCCAAAACCTCCGCCGCCCGGCCACAAAAACCGATTTTGAATCACATCGGGCGGAAACTTGCTGCCGATTTTGGCCAGATCGCCGGTCACGGAATGACAGGTGGCGCATTTGCCTTCGCCATTGAAATACGCTTCGCCGCGTTTGGCGTCGCCGGTGACGATGTTCAATCGTTTATATGTCCCGCGATTCGCGGCCATCTCAACCTGCAGGTGCAGAAACTGCGCAATGTCTTTGGCCTGCGCTTCGGTCAGGCGCGAAAACGCAGGCATGCCCTTTTCTGGATTTCCTTTTTGCAGGTAGGGAACAATCTTGTCGCCGCTTTCGTCGT is a window encoding:
- a CDS encoding c-type cytochrome; the protein is MSKLRLLIICLFIFVVCAATVPRLHAQDPPPATGGRRGGNIRDFLGLGTPPDPAAAERGAPLYAASCAFCHGPKARGAEGPNLIRSEVVLHDESGDKIVPYLQKGNPEKGMPAFSRLTEAQAKDIAQFLHLQVEMAANRGTYKRLNIVTGDAKRGEAYFNGEGKCATCHSVTGDLAKIGSKFPPDVIQNRFLWPGGGGFGAPTRKRIATVTLPDGTTVKGTIKTLDDFNVSLFDEAGNYNSWSRQHNNIKVTVEDPLKAHRELLDKYTDETMHDLTAYLVTLK